The region CCGGTGCAGTAAAACTTTTCGCCGTTGATTTGCGCGGTGTCGCCCTCGAAACGGATCTGGGTGTCAAACGTGCCGACGTTTTTGCTCTTGGCCTCAGAGAAGGCGTTGCCGAATCGGTAGCCCGCCAGGACCTTGCCGAAGTAGTGACGCTTTTGTTCCGCGCTGGCGGTTTGCAGCAGGATGTCCACCACGCCCAGGTGATTTTGCGGGATTTGCCCCAGGGACGGGTCGGCGGCGGAGATCAACTTGATCACCTCGGCCACGGTTACATAGGACACCTCGGCGCCGCCGTAGGCCTTGGGAATGGTGATACCCCACAGGCCGCTGGCAGAAAATTCGTCAAGCTCGTCGACGGGCAGGCGCCGCTCGCGGTCGCGCACGCTGGCGTCGACGGCAAAGCGGGCGGCCAACCGAGTGGCGACCTCAATGGCTTCGGCATCCGAGCGGATGATATGGGCAGGGTGTTGAGGATGGGCTGACATGGGCCGACTCCAGGCTCCGATGAGATACCTGGGTGATTGCAGGAGTCGTGCCTGAATTTAATCAGCAATAAAATCAGTGAGTTGCTGGTAAAACACGGCGATTGACCACGCGTCAAACCAGCAAAGTGTGCATCTACTGTTGCCTGGTAAACAGTTAGATCACCACGTTGCGCACAAAGCGCACGGCCACCTCACCGTCATTGCGATAACCGTGGGCCTGACGGCTGGCGAACATGTAGAACTCGCCGGCGGCGACGTGCTGTTCTTCGCCATCCAGAATCAGCGTCAGGCGGCCTTCGAAGACGAACAGCTGCACGCTCCAGCCTTCCGGGTCTGGCTCGGGGTTGTAACGATCACCTGGTTCCAGGCGCATCTCCCACAATTCCACTTCGCGGCGCGCGGTGGCTTTGGCCAGCAATACGGCTTTACTGCCGGGAATATCGCCGGCCCAGGCCAGCTCGTTGATGCGGCTGTGGTCACCCGCATCCGGGGCCTGGATCAGGTCGCTGAAGGCCACGTCCAACGCTTCGGCCACACGGTCCAGAGTGGACAGGCTGACGTTTTTCTCGCCCGCCTCGATAGCCACCAGCATGCGTCGGCTGACCCCGGACTTCTCCGATAGCGCGGTTTGGCTCAAGTCGGCAGCATGCCGCAGACGACGAACGTTCTGGCTGACGTGTTGCAGGACCGAGGCCCGTTGTGGATTTTCTTTGTGCACTATATTGCTCAATAGGTAGGTGTGCGCAGTATACTGCCCAGCGTGCGGCGCATTGTGCGGTCCGTGCCTTTCCCTTGCAAGACCGAGCCGCCATGACCGCCCCGAACGCTTCCACACGTTTCAACCGTTTCAGCAAAGCCGAATGCATCCTGGTGGTCATCACCATGATTTGGGGCGGCACGTTTTTGCTCGTGCAACACGCCATGACCGTCAGCGGCCCGATGTTTTTTGTCGGCCTGCGGTTTGCAGCGGCGGCCATCGTGGTGGGCTTCTTTTCATTGCGCACCTTGCGCGGCCTGACCCTGTTTGAATTGAAAGCCGGCGCCTTCATTGGCACGTCGATCATGTTCGGCTACGGCATGCAAACCATCGGGTTACAGACCATTCCGAGCAGCCAATCGGCGTTCATTACTGCGCTGTATGTGCCGTTTGTCCCACTGCTGCAGTGGCTGGTGCTGGGGCGCCGGCCGGGGCTGATGCCGGCCATCGGCATCATGCTGGCGTTTACCGGGTTGATGCTGCTCACCGGCCCGGCCGGCGCCTCGCTGAACTTCAGCCCCGGCGAAATTGCCACGTTGATCTGCGCCGTGGCAGTGGCGGCCGAAATCATTCTGATCAGCGCGTTTGCCGGGCAGGTGGATGTGCGTCGCGTGACCGTCGTGCAATTGGCCACGGCATCGCTGTTGTCGTT is a window of Pseudomonas antarctica DNA encoding:
- a CDS encoding helix-turn-helix domain-containing protein → MHKENPQRASVLQHVSQNVRRLRHAADLSQTALSEKSGVSRRMLVAIEAGEKNVSLSTLDRVAEALDVAFSDLIQAPDAGDHSRINELAWAGDIPGSKAVLLAKATARREVELWEMRLEPGDRYNPEPDPEGWSVQLFVFEGRLTLILDGEEQHVAAGEFYMFASRQAHGYRNDGEVAVRFVRNVVI
- a CDS encoding DMT family transporter codes for the protein MTAPNASTRFNRFSKAECILVVITMIWGGTFLLVQHAMTVSGPMFFVGLRFAAAAIVVGFFSLRTLRGLTLFELKAGAFIGTSIMFGYGMQTIGLQTIPSSQSAFITALYVPFVPLLQWLVLGRRPGLMPAIGIMLAFTGLMLLTGPAGASLNFSPGEIATLICAVAVAAEIILISAFAGQVDVRRVTVVQLATASLLSFLMVVPMGEALPGFSWLLLFSAVGLGLTSAVIQVAMNWAQQSVSPTRATLIYAGEPVWAGVIGRIAGERFPPIAMVGAALIVAAVIVSELKTKGQKALELRDEREQEQQG